In Parageobacillus sp. KH3-4, the genomic window AGCGGGATTTACTATTGAGGAAACGCTGGTGATGGAAGACTGGATTGCTTTTATTGCCAGAAAAGCATGAAAAGAAGGTGTTGCTTTGCAGCGGTATTTTGTTTCAGACGACCAAGTGAAAAACGACCATTTTATTATTCAAGGCGATGATTACCACCATATCGTTCACGTCATGCGCATGGACAAAGGAAGCGAAGTGATTTGTGTTCTTTCTTGCAATAAAACGGCGCTATGCCGAATTGAACAAATTACCAATGAGCATGTGATTGTCCGTGTTGTAAAATGGATAGATGAACAAACGGAACTGCCGGTTCAAATTTATATCGCCCATGGGCTGCCGAAAGGAGATAAACTGGAGTTGGTGATTCAAAAAGGCACGGAGCTTGGTGCGTCTTCGTTTATTCCTTTTGTGGCGGCTCGCTCTATTGTCAAATGGGATGCAAAAAAAGCAAATAAAAAGCTAGAACGTTGGAAAAAGATTGCAAAAGAGGCGGCGGAACAATCACATCGCGGGAAAATTCCCGATGTACACGCACCGATGACGATATATGAACTTGTTGAATTTGCCAAAATCGCCGATTACCGGCTTTTTGCATATGAAGAAGAAGCAAAACAAGGAAACCATCAAATGCTTACTTCCGTTTTTCGGAAAATGAAGCGCGGGCAATCGCTCCTAGCCGTATTTGGCCCGGAGGGCGGATTTTCCAGCGAAGAAGTGGAATTGCTTAAACAGCATGGCTTTTTTTCCTGCAGCCTTGGGCCGCGGATTTTGCGGACCGAAACGGCGCCGCTTTATCTTTTGGCGGCTGCTTCGTATCAATTTGAACTACAGTGAGGTGAAAGCAAATGCCAACCGTTGCATT contains:
- a CDS encoding 16S rRNA (uracil(1498)-N(3))-methyltransferase, whose product is MQRYFVSDDQVKNDHFIIQGDDYHHIVHVMRMDKGSEVICVLSCNKTALCRIEQITNEHVIVRVVKWIDEQTELPVQIYIAHGLPKGDKLELVIQKGTELGASSFIPFVAARSIVKWDAKKANKKLERWKKIAKEAAEQSHRGKIPDVHAPMTIYELVEFAKIADYRLFAYEEEAKQGNHQMLTSVFRKMKRGQSLLAVFGPEGGFSSEEVELLKQHGFFSCSLGPRILRTETAPLYLLAAASYQFELQ